The following coding sequences lie in one Oryza brachyantha chromosome 10, ObraRS2, whole genome shotgun sequence genomic window:
- the LOC102703924 gene encoding malate dehydrogenase, cytoplasmic, translated as MAKEPVRVLVTGAAGQIGYALVPMIARGVMLGADQPVILHMLDIPPAAEALNGVKMELLDAAFPLLKGIVATTDVVEACTGVSVAVMVGGFPRKDGMERKDVMSKNVSIYKSQASALEAHAAPSCKVLVVANPANTNALILKEFAPSIPEKNITCLTRLDHNRALGQIAEKLNVQVTDVRNAIIWGNHSSTQYPDVNHATVKTPSGEKPVRELVADDEWLNTEFISTVQQRGAAIIKARKQSSALSAASSACDHIRDWVLGTPEGTYVSMGVYSDGSYGVPAGLIYSFPVTCSGGEWTIVQGLPIDEFSRKKMDATAQELSEEKTLAYSCLN; from the exons GACAAATTGGATATGCTCTTGTCCCCATGATCGCTAGGGGTGTGATGTTGGGTGCTGACCAGCCTGTTATTCTACACATGCTTGACATTCCACCGGCTGCTGAAGCTCTTAATGGCGTTAAGATGGAGTTGCTTGATGCTGCATTTCCTCTTCTGAAGG GTATTGTTGCAACGACTGATGTTGTGGAGGCCTGCACTGGCGTGAGTGTTGCGGTTATGGTTGGTGGGTTCCCCAGGAAGGATGGAATGGAGAGGAAGGATGTTATGTCAAAAAATGTATCCATCTACAAATCCCAAGCTTCTGCTCTTGAGGCTCATGCAGCACCCAGCTGCAAG GTTCTGGTTGTTGCCAATCCAGCAAACACAAATGCTCTCATCTTAAAAGAATTCGCTCCATCCATCCCAGAGAAGAACATTACTTGCCTCACCCGCCTTGATCACAACAGGGCACTTGGCCAGATTGCGGAGAAGCTTAATGTCCAAGTTACTGATGTGAGAAATGCAATCATCTGGGGCAACCACTCATCCACTCAGTACCCTGATGTTAACCACGCCACTGTGAAGACTCCCAGTGGAGAGAAGCCTGTCCGTGAACTTGTTGCTGATGATGAGTG GCTCAATACAGAATTCATCTCTACCGTCCAGCAGCGTGGTGCTGCCATCATCAAGGCAAGGAAGCAATCCAGTGCCCTCTCTGCTGCCAGCTCTGCATGTGACCACATTCGTGACTGGGTTCTTGGCACTCCTGAG GGAACATATGTCTCCATGGGTGTGTACTCTGATGGTTCGTATGGTGTGCCTGCTGGTCTGATCTACTCGTTCCCGGTAACATGCAGTGGCGGTGAATGGACAATTGTTCAGG GTCTCCCGATCGACGAGTTCTCAAGGAAGAAGATGGACGCCACCGCCCAGGAGCTGTCTGAGGAGAAGACGCTTGCCTACTCGTGCCTCAACTAA